The Streptomyces kanamyceticus genome window below encodes:
- a CDS encoding MFS transporter gives MAGQRAQPVVVRGHPALPLGGGQLAQGERIAARLTPDLIAYVTGQISRVRGEQLGGGPVVESGEPQLGQSLFGTPVNASIMAAAPPGMLGTSGGVGNTARTLGFTVGPAIAALAHGLGGGGAAGFRTGVVVLAVLQVAGILALLAAGGGGREAPADGVR, from the coding sequence GTGGCCGGGCAGCGCGCCCAACCGGTAGTCGTACGCGGACATCCGGCCCTCCCGCTGGGCGGCGGGCAGCTCGCGCAGGGCGAGCGGATTGCCGCCCGACTCACCCCGGATCTGATCGCGTACGTGACGGGGCAGATCTCCCGCGTGCGCGGCGAGCAGCTCGGTGGCGGCCCCGTCGTCGAGTCCGGCGAGCCGCAGCTCGGGCAGTCCCTGTTCGGTACGCCGGTGAACGCGTCGATCATGGCCGCGGCGCCGCCCGGCATGCTCGGCACGAGCGGCGGGGTCGGCAACACCGCGCGCACCCTGGGCTTCACGGTCGGCCCCGCGATCGCGGCGCTCGCCCACGGCCTCGGCGGCGGGGGAGCGGCGGGCTTCCGCACCGGTGTCGTGGTGCTCGCCGTGCTGCAGGTCGCCGGGATCCTCGCGCTGCTGGCGGCGGGCGGCGGCGGGCGCGAGGCACCGGCCGACGGGGTCAGATGA
- a CDS encoding type ISP restriction/modification enzyme yields the protein MPGVTHDEAPPLGDLMPWSVAPLRPGRGWPMGPDAAALKARWDAFVRAEGPARARLLSPSRSRTPHTTVAQLPGHPGGTGPLAAESGRCPEPVRVRHGPFDEQWLIPDHRLIDAARPELWRVAGDGQLFLVEQGHVAGSTGPAVLASAVLPDGRSPAGRPGRIRPLFRRPGGLEPNVAPGLLAHLSATLGHDVAPEDLLAWTLAAARASAAGCRVPLTSDAEVWARGTELGHRLLRLQARGDGDRPKLPGGRRPYVRAPLPARPTALTYDADEETLCLDAGRISPVPRGAWEFEVSGVRVLELWCLRRMPPAEPEDPGSLEAIRPASWPGTWTSELLELITVLTLLSELEPRRRELADALDEGPTTGTAGLREAGVLPVPDAARRPASVLDHHEEGPGGQFALI from the coding sequence ATGCCGGGCGTGACGCACGACGAAGCGCCGCCGCTCGGTGACCTCATGCCGTGGTCCGTCGCGCCGCTCCGGCCGGGCCGGGGGTGGCCGATGGGCCCCGACGCCGCGGCCCTGAAGGCCCGTTGGGACGCCTTCGTCCGCGCGGAAGGACCGGCGCGGGCCCGGCTGCTCTCCCCCTCGCGCTCGCGCACCCCGCACACCACGGTCGCCCAGCTCCCCGGCCACCCCGGCGGCACGGGCCCGCTCGCCGCCGAGTCGGGGCGCTGCCCGGAACCGGTGCGCGTGCGGCACGGCCCCTTCGACGAACAGTGGCTGATCCCCGACCACCGGCTCATCGACGCGGCACGGCCCGAGCTGTGGCGGGTCGCGGGCGACGGCCAGCTGTTCCTCGTGGAGCAGGGGCACGTCGCGGGCTCCACGGGACCCGCCGTGCTCGCCTCGGCCGTACTGCCCGACGGCCGCTCGCCCGCCGGACGCCCGGGCAGGATCAGGCCGCTGTTCCGCCGCCCCGGCGGGCTTGAACCCAATGTGGCACCGGGGCTGCTCGCCCATCTCTCCGCCACCCTCGGGCACGATGTCGCCCCCGAGGACCTCCTCGCCTGGACGCTGGCCGCCGCGCGGGCGTCGGCCGCGGGCTGCAGGGTGCCGCTGACCTCCGACGCCGAGGTGTGGGCGCGCGGCACGGAGCTGGGGCACCGGCTGCTGCGGCTCCAGGCGCGCGGTGACGGCGACCGGCCGAAGCTCCCCGGGGGACGGCGGCCCTACGTACGGGCGCCGCTGCCCGCACGGCCGACGGCGCTCACCTACGACGCCGACGAGGAGACGCTGTGCCTGGACGCGGGGCGCATCTCGCCGGTGCCGCGCGGGGCGTGGGAGTTCGAGGTGAGCGGCGTGCGGGTCCTGGAGCTGTGGTGCCTGCGCCGGATGCCGCCCGCCGAGCCCGAGGACCCCGGCTCCCTTGAGGCGATCCGCCCGGCGTCCTGGCCGGGGACGTGGACGTCCGAACTCCTCGAACTGATCACCGTACTCACGCTCTTGAGCGAACTGGAGCCGCGGCGGCGGGAGTTGGCGGACGCGCTCGACGAAGGGCCGACGACGGGCACGGCCGGGCTGCGCGAGGCGGGCGTCCTGCCGGTGCCGGACGCGGCGCGCCGTCCGGCGTCCGTCCTCGACCACCACGAAGAGGGCCCGGGCGGCCAGTTCGCGCTCATCTGA
- a CDS encoding GntR family transcriptional regulator, producing the protein MTAFAPDSIVLNRKLPLWYQVSQSLRASILGRTPEAPLRLPTEEQLAGHYGVSVLTMRQALKELEDEGLISRHRRRGTFIEPSAQRGSPVRLLGSVDAIVAQQSGMSTKLLEHGTAPVPAELAEYFPDSAEVATYHRLRGDELSGEPTNHARNYIRPELADRIDPDDLVRWPMTKVLRDVVGMTIGRITDTVEATLADPETARLLQVPLLSPILHYTGITYDEEGRALDVARIHYRGDRFSFTVTLDAT; encoded by the coding sequence GTGACCGCCTTCGCCCCGGACTCGATCGTCCTGAATCGGAAGCTGCCGCTCTGGTACCAGGTGTCGCAGTCGCTGCGCGCCTCGATACTCGGCCGCACCCCCGAGGCCCCGCTCCGGCTGCCCACCGAGGAGCAGCTGGCGGGGCACTACGGGGTGAGCGTGCTGACCATGCGGCAGGCGCTCAAGGAGCTGGAGGACGAGGGCCTCATCTCCCGGCACCGGCGGCGCGGCACGTTCATCGAGCCGAGCGCCCAGCGCGGCTCCCCCGTCCGGCTGCTCGGCTCGGTCGACGCGATCGTGGCCCAGCAGTCGGGCATGAGCACCAAGCTCCTGGAGCACGGCACGGCGCCCGTCCCCGCCGAACTCGCCGAGTACTTCCCCGACTCGGCCGAGGTGGCGACGTACCACCGGCTGCGCGGCGACGAGCTCTCCGGCGAACCCACCAACCACGCCCGCAACTACATCCGCCCCGAACTGGCCGACCGCATCGACCCGGACGACCTCGTGCGCTGGCCGATGACGAAGGTCCTGCGGGACGTGGTGGGCATGACCATCGGCCGGATCACCGACACCGTCGAGGCCACGCTCGCCGATCCGGAGACCGCCCGCCTCCTCCAAGTCCCGCTGCTCAGCCCGATCCTGCACTACACCGGCATCACGTACGACGAGGAGGGGCGCGCCCTCGACGTGGCCCGCATCCACTACCGCGGCGACCGCTTCTCCTTCACGGTCACGCTCGACGCGACGTGA
- the hmgA gene encoding homogentisate 1,2-dioxygenase has translation MSGDHASDARKTAEGLSYLSGFGNEHSSEAVPGALPHGRNSPQRAPLGLYAEQLSGSAFTEPRAHNRRSWLYRIRPSAAHPRFTRVDNGALRTAPFAESVPDPNRLRWNPLPEPAPGTDFLAGLWTLGGNGDATQRTGMGIHLYHANSPMRDRVFSDADGELLIVPEHGGLLLRTELGLLRAEPGEVALIPRGVRFRVEPLDASARGYVCENYGAPFQLPDLGPIGANGLAGARDFRAPVAAYEDVEGPVEVVNKFCGNLWRATYDHSPLDVVAWHGNHVPYVYDLHRFNVIGSISYDHPDPSIFTVLTSPSDTPGLAGVDFVVFAPRWLVGEDTFRPPYFHRNVMSEYMGLIEGAYDAKAEGFVPGGGSLHNMMSAHGPDRETFEKASAAELKPQKIDDGLAFMFETRWPVTATEQAAQASHLQRGYDDVWQGLERHFRG, from the coding sequence ATGAGCGGGGACCACGCAAGCGATGCCCGGAAGACCGCCGAAGGGCTGTCCTATCTCTCCGGCTTCGGCAACGAACACAGCTCGGAGGCCGTGCCGGGCGCCCTGCCGCACGGCCGCAACTCTCCCCAGCGCGCTCCCCTCGGGCTCTACGCCGAGCAGCTGAGCGGCTCCGCCTTCACCGAGCCACGGGCGCACAACCGCCGCTCGTGGCTGTACCGCATCCGCCCCTCCGCCGCGCACCCGCGGTTCACCCGCGTCGACAACGGCGCGCTGCGCACCGCCCCCTTCGCGGAGTCGGTGCCCGACCCGAACCGGCTGCGCTGGAACCCGCTCCCCGAGCCCGCCCCCGGCACGGACTTCCTCGCGGGCCTGTGGACGCTCGGCGGCAACGGCGACGCGACCCAGCGCACCGGCATGGGCATCCACCTCTACCACGCCAACTCCCCCATGCGGGACAGGGTGTTCAGCGACGCGGACGGCGAGCTGCTCATCGTGCCCGAGCACGGCGGTCTGCTGCTCCGCACCGAACTGGGCCTGCTGCGCGCGGAGCCCGGCGAGGTCGCGCTGATCCCGCGCGGCGTCCGCTTCCGCGTGGAGCCGCTCGACGCGAGCGCGCGCGGGTACGTCTGCGAGAACTACGGCGCCCCCTTCCAGCTGCCCGACCTCGGCCCGATCGGTGCCAACGGCCTCGCGGGCGCACGGGACTTCCGCGCGCCCGTCGCCGCGTACGAGGACGTCGAGGGCCCGGTGGAAGTCGTCAACAAGTTCTGCGGCAACCTGTGGCGCGCGACCTACGACCACTCCCCGCTGGACGTCGTCGCCTGGCACGGCAACCACGTCCCGTACGTCTACGACCTGCACCGCTTCAACGTGATCGGCTCGATCAGCTACGACCACCCGGACCCGTCGATCTTCACGGTCCTCACCTCGCCCTCGGACACCCCGGGCCTGGCGGGCGTCGACTTCGTCGTCTTCGCGCCGCGCTGGCTGGTCGGCGAGGACACCTTCCGGCCGCCGTACTTCCACCGGAACGTGATGAGCGAGTACATGGGCCTGATCGAGGGCGCCTACGACGCCAAGGCGGAAGGCTTCGTGCCCGGCGGCGGCTCGCTGCACAACATGATGTCGGCGCACGGACCCGACCGCGAGACCTTCGAGAAGGCGTCGGCCGCCGAGCTGAAGCCGCAGAAGATCGACGACGGCCTCGCCTTCATGTTCGAGACGCGCTGGCCGGTGACCGCGACGGAACAGGCAGCTCAGGCGTCCCACCTGCAGCGCGGGTACGACGACGTGTGGCAGGGTCTGGAACGCCACTTCCGCGGCTGA
- a CDS encoding TetR/AcrR family transcriptional regulator, producing MSHPNPPEEPRPLGALRRTPVQQRSAERLTRILDACAALLDEVGYEGLSTRAVAQRADVPIGSVYRFFGNKRAMADALAHRNLDRYGERVGARMADVTPGDWRGAIDIAFDEYLAMKRSVPGFGLVDFGIPSAPDAMPDANLDVADRVGDILAAHLGRPLDATLRRAVVVAVEAVDSVLQLAFRTDPSGDAALIVEARELVHAYLTHRLGGAGE from the coding sequence ATGTCCCACCCGAACCCGCCCGAGGAACCCCGCCCGCTGGGCGCCCTGCGCCGCACGCCCGTCCAGCAGCGCAGCGCCGAACGCCTGACCCGCATCCTCGACGCCTGTGCCGCCCTCCTCGACGAGGTCGGCTACGAGGGCCTCAGTACCCGCGCCGTGGCGCAGCGCGCCGACGTCCCGATCGGTTCCGTCTACCGCTTCTTCGGCAACAAGCGCGCCATGGCGGACGCCCTCGCCCACCGCAACCTCGACCGCTACGGCGAACGGGTCGGGGCGCGCATGGCCGACGTCACCCCGGGTGACTGGCGCGGCGCCATCGACATCGCCTTCGACGAGTACCTCGCCATGAAGCGCTCGGTGCCGGGCTTCGGCCTCGTCGACTTCGGCATCCCTTCCGCCCCCGACGCGATGCCGGACGCCAACCTCGACGTCGCCGACCGCGTCGGCGACATCCTCGCCGCTCACCTCGGCCGCCCTCTCGACGCCACCTTGCGCCGCGCCGTCGTGGTCGCCGTCGAGGCGGTCGACTCGGTCCTCCAACTCGCCTTCCGCACCGACCCGTCGGGCGACGCGGCGCTGATCGTGGAGGCCAGGGAGCTGGTTCACGCGTATCTGACGCATCGGCTTGGCGGGGCGGGCGAGTAA
- a CDS encoding molybdopterin-dependent oxidoreductase produces MPRTALRICPLCEATCGLTLTVEGTRVTGARGDRDDVFSRGFICPKGASFGEADADPDRLRAPLVRKGGRLQEVSWGEAFDVVAARLRPLIEEHGPNAVGVVLGNPNVHTMAGALYPPVLLGALGTRNLFTASTVDQMPKHVSSGLLFGDAFAIPVPDLDRTDHLLLLGANPLESNGSLCTAPDFPGRLKALKARGGTLTVVDPRRTRTAALADRHLAIRPGTDALLLAALTRTLFEDKLTDLGALADQVRDVDELRDAVREFTPEAVSEACDVPADTIRALARELADAPTAAVYGRVGASTVAFGTLTSWLVDVLNVLTGNLDRPGGALFPLAATAQPPRPAGPGKGFALGRWHSRVSGHPEAKGELPLAALAEEIDTPGEGAVRAVVAIAANPVLSAPDGDRLDRALDSLDFMVSVDPYLNETSRHADVVLPPPPPAQSAHHDFAFNGFAVRNQVRYTRAAIPLEEGRMAESEILARLVLAVSGMHGADPAAVDTMVVDNTLGKAVKQPHSAAYGRDPKELAGLLTGEDGPERRLDMMLRLGPYGDGFGARPEGLTLARLLAHPHGIDLGPLAPRVPEVLKTRSGRVELLPEPLAAELPRLARAMTEAPAALVLVGRRHLRSNNSWMHNVRTLVGGSNRCTLHIHPDDAARAGLVDGGHARVAAAGGQIDVPVEVTDAVRPGVVSLPHGWGHDRPGTRLAVAAEEPGANVNQLLDGTLLDPLSGNAVLNGFAVQVTAPAPAFT; encoded by the coding sequence ATGCCCCGTACCGCCCTGCGCATCTGCCCGCTCTGCGAAGCCACCTGCGGGCTCACGCTCACCGTCGAAGGCACCCGGGTGACCGGCGCGCGCGGCGACCGGGACGACGTGTTCAGCCGCGGCTTCATCTGCCCCAAGGGCGCCTCCTTCGGGGAGGCCGACGCCGACCCCGACCGGCTGCGGGCGCCCCTCGTGCGCAAGGGCGGGCGGCTCCAGGAGGTGAGCTGGGGCGAGGCGTTCGACGTCGTCGCGGCCCGGCTGCGGCCGCTGATCGAGGAGCACGGGCCGAACGCCGTCGGTGTCGTCCTCGGCAACCCGAACGTCCACACCATGGCGGGTGCCCTCTACCCGCCCGTCCTGCTCGGCGCGCTCGGCACCCGCAACCTCTTCACCGCGAGCACCGTCGACCAGATGCCCAAGCACGTCTCCAGCGGGCTGCTCTTCGGCGACGCCTTCGCCATCCCGGTGCCCGACCTGGACCGCACCGACCACCTGCTGCTCCTCGGCGCCAACCCCCTGGAGTCCAACGGCAGCCTGTGCACCGCGCCCGACTTCCCCGGCAGGCTCAAGGCGCTGAAGGCGCGCGGCGGCACCCTCACCGTCGTCGACCCGCGCCGCACCCGCACCGCCGCGCTCGCCGACCGGCACCTCGCGATCCGTCCCGGCACGGACGCGCTGCTGCTCGCGGCGCTCACCCGGACGCTCTTCGAGGACAAGCTGACCGACCTCGGCGCGCTGGCCGACCAGGTGCGGGACGTCGACGAACTGCGCGACGCCGTACGGGAGTTCACCCCAGAGGCCGTCTCGGAGGCCTGCGACGTGCCCGCCGACACCATCCGCGCGCTCGCCCGCGAACTGGCCGACGCGCCCACCGCCGCCGTGTACGGACGCGTCGGCGCCAGCACCGTCGCCTTCGGCACCCTCACCAGCTGGCTCGTCGACGTACTGAACGTCCTGACCGGGAACCTGGACCGCCCCGGCGGCGCCCTCTTCCCGCTCGCCGCCACCGCACAGCCGCCCCGCCCCGCGGGCCCCGGCAAGGGCTTCGCGCTCGGGCGCTGGCACAGCAGGGTGAGCGGACACCCGGAGGCCAAGGGGGAACTGCCGCTCGCCGCGCTCGCCGAGGAGATCGACACACCGGGCGAGGGAGCCGTGCGCGCGGTCGTCGCCATCGCCGCCAACCCCGTCCTGTCCGCGCCCGACGGCGACCGCCTCGACCGCGCCCTGGACTCCCTCGACTTCATGGTGAGCGTCGACCCCTATCTCAACGAGACGTCACGCCACGCGGACGTGGTGCTCCCGCCGCCCCCGCCCGCCCAGAGCGCCCACCACGACTTCGCCTTCAACGGATTCGCCGTACGCAACCAGGTCCGCTACACCCGCGCCGCGATCCCCCTGGAGGAGGGGCGCATGGCGGAGAGCGAGATCCTCGCCCGGCTCGTCCTCGCGGTGAGCGGCATGCACGGCGCCGATCCTGCGGCGGTCGACACGATGGTCGTCGACAACACCCTCGGCAAGGCCGTGAAGCAGCCGCACTCGGCGGCGTACGGCCGGGACCCCAAGGAGCTCGCCGGGCTCCTGACCGGCGAGGACGGGCCCGAGCGGCGGCTCGACATGATGCTGCGCCTCGGCCCCTACGGCGACGGCTTCGGCGCACGCCCCGAGGGCCTGACCCTGGCGCGGCTCCTCGCGCATCCGCACGGCATCGACCTGGGACCGCTCGCCCCGCGCGTGCCCGAGGTGCTCAAGACCCGCAGCGGACGCGTCGAGCTCCTCCCGGAGCCGCTCGCCGCCGAGCTGCCCCGGCTCGCCCGCGCGATGACCGAGGCGCCCGCCGCACTCGTCCTGGTGGGCAGGCGCCATCTGCGGTCCAACAACAGCTGGATGCACAACGTCCGCACCCTGGTGGGCGGCTCCAACCGCTGCACCCTGCACATCCATCCCGACGACGCGGCCCGCGCCGGTCTCGTGGACGGCGGCCACGCGCGCGTGGCCGCCGCGGGCGGGCAGATCGACGTGCCGGTGGAGGTGACGGACGCGGTGCGCCCCGGAGTGGTGAGCCTGCCGCACGGCTGGGGCCACGACCGGCCCGGCACCCGGCTCGCCGTCGCGGCCGAGGAACCGGGCGCCAACGTCAACCAGCTCCTCGACGGCACGCTCCTCGACCCGCTCTCCGGAAACGCGGTGCTCAACGGCTTCGCCGTGCAGGTCACCGCCCCGGCCCCGGCGTTTACCTAG
- a CDS encoding CitMHS family transporter, with the protein MLTILGFVMIATFLVLIMMKKMSPIAALVLIPALFCVFVGKGAHLGDYVLDGVGNLAPTAAMLMFAIVYFGVMIDVGLFDPIVRGILRFCKADPVRIVVGTAVLAAIVSLDGDGSTTFMITVSAMYPLYKRLKMSLVVMTGVAATANGVMNTLPWGGPTARAATALKVDASDIFVPMIPALAMGLVAVFLLSYALGLRERKRLGVLSLDDVLTKETAQDDETVLVGAGDEDGDGGRTKLTKKSTGSVGGAGTDADATDEDADDDGFQGLDPHRATLRPKLYWFNAGLTVLLLTAMIMEWLPIPVLFLLGAALALTVNFPHMPDQKARIAAHAENVLNVTGMVFAAAVFTGVLQGTGMVDNMADWLVDAIPEGMGSQMGLVTGLLSIPLTYFMSNDGFYFGVLPVLAEAGQAHGVGTLEIARASIAGQALHMSSPLVPAVYVLVGMAKVEFGDHTRFTVKWAVLTSLVVLGSGILFGII; encoded by the coding sequence ATGCTGACAATCCTCGGATTCGTCATGATCGCCACCTTCCTGGTGCTGATCATGATGAAGAAGATGTCGCCGATCGCGGCACTGGTGCTGATTCCCGCGCTCTTCTGCGTGTTCGTCGGGAAGGGAGCCCATCTCGGGGACTACGTCCTCGACGGCGTCGGCAATCTGGCGCCCACGGCGGCCATGCTCATGTTCGCCATCGTGTACTTCGGCGTCATGATCGACGTCGGCCTCTTCGACCCGATCGTCCGGGGCATCCTGCGCTTCTGCAAGGCGGACCCGGTGCGCATCGTGGTCGGCACCGCGGTGCTCGCCGCGATCGTCTCGCTGGACGGCGACGGCTCGACCACCTTCATGATCACGGTCTCGGCGATGTACCCGCTGTACAAGCGCCTCAAGATGAGCCTCGTCGTGATGACGGGCGTCGCCGCGACCGCCAACGGCGTCATGAACACCCTGCCCTGGGGCGGCCCGACGGCCCGTGCCGCCACCGCCCTGAAGGTCGACGCGTCCGACATCTTCGTCCCGATGATCCCGGCGCTCGCCATGGGCCTGGTCGCGGTCTTCCTCCTCTCGTACGCCCTGGGTCTGCGCGAGCGCAAGCGGCTCGGTGTCCTCTCGCTCGACGACGTCCTGACCAAGGAGACGGCGCAGGACGACGAGACGGTCCTGGTCGGAGCCGGTGACGAGGACGGTGACGGCGGCCGTACGAAGCTCACGAAGAAGTCGACCGGATCCGTCGGGGGAGCGGGCACCGACGCCGACGCCACGGACGAGGACGCGGACGACGACGGTTTCCAAGGTCTCGACCCGCACCGCGCCACCCTGCGCCCCAAGCTCTACTGGTTCAACGCGGGCCTCACCGTCCTGCTGCTCACCGCCATGATCATGGAGTGGCTGCCGATCCCGGTGCTCTTCCTGCTCGGCGCCGCGCTCGCCCTCACCGTCAACTTCCCGCACATGCCCGACCAGAAGGCCCGGATCGCCGCCCACGCGGAGAACGTCCTCAACGTCACCGGCATGGTCTTCGCCGCCGCCGTCTTCACCGGCGTCCTCCAGGGCACCGGCATGGTCGACAACATGGCCGACTGGCTGGTCGACGCGATCCCGGAGGGCATGGGCTCGCAGATGGGCCTGGTGACGGGCCTGCTCTCCATCCCGCTCACCTACTTCATGTCCAACGACGGCTTCTACTTCGGCGTCCTGCCGGTCCTCGCCGAGGCGGGCCAGGCGCACGGCGTCGGCACCCTGGAGATCGCCCGCGCCTCCATCGCCGGACAGGCCCTGCACATGTCGAGCCCGCTGGTGCCCGCCGTGTACGTCCTGGTCGGCATGGCCAAGGTCGAGTTCGGCGACCACACCAGGTTCACCGTCAAGTGGGCCGTGCTCACCTCGCTCGTGGTGCTCGGCTCCGGAATCCTCTTCGGCATCATCTGA
- a CDS encoding MFS transporter, translating into MPDASTGPGGRGWLLRLVIAFSFAQGAVSMARPAVSYRALALGADERAIGVIAGVYALLPLFAAVPLGRRTDHGRCAPLLPVGVVLISGGCALSGTADSLAAMAAWSGVMGLGHLCFVIGAQSIVARQSAPAEQDRNFGHFTIGASLGQLVGPIAAGALIGADMDRTSALALLVSAAVAAVSLTSLWRIEHVRAAPSAEPAPRVPVFGILRTRGVPAGIFISLAVLSATDILTAYLPVVGEHRGIAPATVGLLLSLRAAATIACRLVMTPLINLLGRAVLIVVTCVLAAFLCAGIALPVPVWGLGVMLVLLGFCLGVGQPLSMTTVVRAAPPGARSTALALRLTGNRLGQVAAPAGAGLIAGVAGVAAPFVMLGGLLLVAAGLGARKSPGGAERPRGTADRADRAERRVTERS; encoded by the coding sequence ATGCCCGACGCGTCGACCGGGCCCGGTGGCAGGGGCTGGCTGCTCCGTCTCGTCATCGCCTTCAGCTTCGCGCAGGGGGCGGTGTCGATGGCGCGGCCCGCCGTCTCCTACCGGGCCCTCGCGCTCGGCGCCGACGAGCGGGCGATCGGCGTCATCGCGGGCGTGTACGCGCTGCTCCCGCTCTTCGCCGCCGTACCGCTGGGCCGCAGGACCGACCACGGGCGGTGCGCGCCCCTGCTGCCCGTCGGCGTCGTCCTGATCTCCGGCGGCTGCGCGCTCAGCGGCACGGCCGACTCCCTTGCCGCGATGGCCGCGTGGAGCGGTGTGATGGGGCTCGGTCACCTCTGCTTCGTGATCGGCGCGCAGTCGATCGTGGCCCGCCAGTCGGCGCCCGCCGAACAGGACAGGAACTTCGGCCACTTCACCATCGGCGCCTCGCTCGGACAACTCGTCGGGCCGATCGCGGCGGGCGCCCTGATCGGCGCCGACATGGACCGCACCAGCGCGCTCGCGCTCCTCGTCTCGGCGGCGGTCGCGGCGGTCTCGCTCACCTCGCTGTGGCGCATCGAGCACGTGCGCGCCGCGCCGTCCGCGGAGCCCGCCCCACGGGTTCCGGTGTTCGGCATCCTGCGCACCCGGGGCGTGCCCGCGGGCATCTTCATCAGCCTCGCGGTGCTCTCGGCGACGGACATCCTCACGGCCTATCTGCCGGTGGTCGGCGAGCACCGGGGGATCGCGCCCGCCACGGTCGGTCTTCTGCTCTCGCTGCGGGCGGCGGCGACCATCGCGTGCCGCCTGGTGATGACACCGCTGATCAACCTGCTCGGCCGCGCCGTCCTGATCGTCGTCACCTGCGTGCTCGCCGCGTTCCTGTGCGCGGGGATCGCGCTTCCCGTACCCGTGTGGGGACTCGGCGTGATGCTGGTCCTGCTGGGCTTCTGCCTCGGCGTCGGCCAGCCGCTGTCGATGACGACGGTCGTGCGGGCCGCGCCGCCCGGCGCCCGCTCCACGGCCCTCGCGCTGCGCCTGACGGGCAACCGGCTCGGCCAGGTCGCCGCCCCCGCGGGCGCGGGTCTGATCGCCGGAGTGGCGGGCGTGGCGGCGCCGTTCGTGATGCTGGGCGGGCTGCTGCTCGTCGCGGCGGGGCTCGGCGCGCGGAAGAGCCCCGGAGGCGCGGAACGCCCCCGGGGCACTGCTGACCGTGCTGACCGTGCCGAGCGGAGAGTTACTGAACGATCTTGA
- a CDS encoding S8 family peptidase, translating to MAMLRSKKTVIAAAISTATAAVIGTVAALPAQASAPAEGTVIAAGSADAVKGSYLVTLKDSSGLKAATSQGKDLIAEYGGSVKKTYKSALNGFAAGGLSATEAKRLAADPAVASVEQDQRLHATATQSNAPWGLDRIDQAKLPLSGTYTYPDSAGGGVTAYVIDTGVRITHSEISGRAVNGYDAVDGDNTAQDGNGHGTHVATTIAGKTYGVAKKAKIVAVRVLDNNGSGTTAGVVAGIDWVTGNHAAGAPAVANMSLGGGASTTLDNAVKKSIADGVTYAVAAGNDNANAGNSSPARVPAAITVGATSNTDARASFSNYGSILDIFAPGVNIKAGWNTSDTATNTISGTSMATPHVAGAAAVYLAGHTSATPAQVSTALVNGATPNVVTSPGSGSPNKLLKIVQ from the coding sequence ATGGCCATGCTCCGCAGCAAGAAGACTGTGATCGCCGCGGCGATCTCGACCGCCACCGCCGCCGTCATCGGTACGGTCGCCGCACTGCCCGCCCAGGCCTCCGCCCCCGCCGAAGGCACCGTGATCGCCGCAGGCTCCGCCGACGCGGTCAAGGGCAGCTACCTCGTGACCCTGAAGGACAGCTCCGGCCTCAAGGCCGCCACGAGCCAGGGCAAGGACCTCATAGCCGAGTACGGCGGCTCGGTGAAGAAGACCTACAAGTCCGCCCTGAACGGCTTCGCCGCCGGTGGCCTCAGCGCGACGGAGGCGAAGAGACTCGCCGCCGACCCGGCGGTCGCCTCCGTCGAGCAGGACCAGAGACTCCACGCCACCGCGACGCAGTCCAACGCCCCCTGGGGCCTGGACCGCATCGACCAGGCGAAGCTCCCGCTCTCCGGCACCTACACCTACCCGGACAGCGCGGGCGGCGGCGTCACCGCGTACGTGATCGACACCGGTGTGCGGATCACGCACTCCGAGATCAGCGGCCGCGCGGTCAACGGCTACGACGCCGTGGACGGCGACAACACCGCCCAGGACGGCAACGGCCACGGCACGCACGTCGCCACGACCATCGCGGGCAAGACCTACGGCGTGGCCAAGAAGGCCAAGATCGTGGCGGTCCGCGTGCTGGACAACAACGGCTCGGGCACCACCGCGGGAGTCGTCGCGGGCATCGACTGGGTGACGGGCAACCACGCGGCGGGTGCCCCCGCCGTGGCCAACATGTCGCTCGGCGGCGGCGCCTCCACCACGCTCGACAACGCGGTGAAGAAGTCCATCGCCGACGGCGTCACCTACGCGGTCGCGGCGGGCAACGACAACGCCAACGCGGGCAACTCCTCGCCCGCCCGGGTCCCCGCGGCCATCACGGTCGGCGCGACCAGCAACACCGACGCCAGGGCCAGCTTCTCCAACTACGGCTCGATCCTGGACATCTTCGCGCCGGGCGTGAACATCAAGGCGGGCTGGAACACCAGTGACACCGCCACCAACACCATCTCGGGTACGTCGATGGCCACTCCGCACGTCGCGGGCGCGGCCGCCGTCTACCTGGCGGGACACACCTCGGCCACCCCGGCCCAGGTCTCCACCGCCCTCGTGAACGGCGCCACGCCGAACGTCGTGACCAGCCCCGGTTCGGGTTCCCCGAACAAGCTGCTCAAGATCGTTCAGTAA